The genomic segment AATTAATCAAAGCAGTTCGTGACAATGGTCGAAACGCCGTGTTTGCAGTGACTGTTGACGGTAAGAAATTAAATGTTTTATTACATGAATATCAAGTTGATCCATTAAAAGACACATTAGTGCACGTGGATTTACTAGCAGTTGATATGAATGAAGAAGTAGAGACCGATGTTCGCGTGGTATTAGTTGGGAATGCACCTGGCGTTAAAGCTGGCGGCGTATTACAACAAATTATCCATGATGTAAAAGTTTCGGCAACACCTGAAAAATTACCAGAAACGATTGAATTAGACGTTTCGTCGTTAGAAATTGGTGATGTATTAACTACAAATGATCTTCCAGAAAACAAAGATTATGTTGTTCAAGTGGAAGAAGAAGAAACTGTCGTAACAGTATCTGCTCCTCGTGCGGAAGAAGAACCAACTACAGCTGAAGCACCTGAACCAGAAGCTTTACACGGTAAAGACGAAGAACCTGTAGAATAATTTTTGATAAATCAAGATGGGGATGCGCAAATACATGCGTGTCCCTTTATTTTTTTGTTATAATAGTTGCTAGAAGGAGGCGTTTTTAATGCTTGATAAATCAGTACCACATATTCCAGTCGTAATGGTGAACTATGACGCGACAAATTTCCCGGAGTTTAGCTTGCCAGAAGGATACTCATTTCGATTTTACGAACAGGGCCTTGAAGAAGCGTGGTGTAAATTACAATTAGAAACTGGTCAAGTAGCCTCTATTGAAGTAATTCGCGAGCGTTTCCAAACCGAATTCGGGAATGAAAAAGAAAAGTTAGCGAAACGTTGCCTTTTCGTGCAAACTGCAAACGAAGAAATTGTTGGAACTGCGATGCTCTGGAATGGGGATACTTTTGGCGAATTGGCGAGTCGAATTCACTGGGTTGCTGTTCTTGATACGCACGGCGGGAAAGGTATTGCCAAAGCATTGTTAACAAAAATACTTAGTTTAAATAAAAATGATTTTGTTTACTTAACAACCCAAACCGGAAGTTACCAAGCGATTTACCTTTACCAAAAATTTGGCTTCATAAAATATATCGGCGAAACACCTTTAAACTGGAAAACAACTAATTTTCCGGAACAAAATGAAAAAGCATGGCAAATAATTGAAAATAAAATTAGTGAGCACAAACGTTGATTGGAAAACTTTCAACCAAATCAAATCCATGTTATAATCAAAAAAACATCGAAACAAAAACCAGTTCATTCGTGAAGTGGTTTAGTTCATGTAAGGAGAAGCTTTATGAAACTAATCGCAGGCCTCGGAAATCCGGGCAAAAAATACGAACGTACCCGGCATAATGTCGGTTTTATGGTAGTGGATGAATTAAGTTTTCGTCATCAAACCCCTTGGAAAA from the Listeria seeligeri serovar 1/2b str. SLCC3954 genome contains:
- a CDS encoding 50S ribosomal protein L25/general stress protein Ctc, which translates into the protein MATTLEVQKRETTQHSEVTRLRSEGKVPGIIYGYKSENVPVSVDSLELIKAVRDNGRNAVFAVTVDGKKLNVLLHEYQVDPLKDTLVHVDLLAVDMNEEVETDVRVVLVGNAPGVKAGGVLQQIIHDVKVSATPEKLPETIELDVSSLEIGDVLTTNDLPENKDYVVQVEEEETVVTVSAPRAEEEPTTAEAPEPEALHGKDEEPVE
- a CDS encoding GNAT family N-acetyltransferase, whose protein sequence is MLDKSVPHIPVVMVNYDATNFPEFSLPEGYSFRFYEQGLEEAWCKLQLETGQVASIEVIRERFQTEFGNEKEKLAKRCLFVQTANEEIVGTAMLWNGDTFGELASRIHWVAVLDTHGGKGIAKALLTKILSLNKNDFVYLTTQTGSYQAIYLYQKFGFIKYIGETPLNWKTTNFPEQNEKAWQIIENKISEHKR